In one Bacillus thuringiensis genomic region, the following are encoded:
- a CDS encoding DsbA family oxidoreductase produces MTVKMKVYSDFICPFCFLAKGPLDEVAKEKDVEIEWMPFELRPSPYSKIDPWNEPEKLGSWDAFILPTAKKLGIDMRLPRVSPHPYTHLAFEGCQFAKERGLGNEYHHRVFTAFFQEEQNIEDIDVLTKLAVEVGLPEAEFKDALVTRKYKEKHQEAIQHAYDEANIMAVPTVMIGDEVIQGLASKETLERVIDKEIEKDKTNSFEGMQCNTDGYC; encoded by the coding sequence ATGACTGTAAAAATGAAAGTATACTCAGATTTTATATGTCCGTTTTGTTTTTTAGCAAAAGGTCCATTAGATGAGGTAGCGAAAGAGAAAGATGTAGAGATTGAATGGATGCCATTTGAATTACGTCCAAGTCCATATTCAAAAATAGATCCATGGAATGAACCAGAAAAATTAGGTTCATGGGATGCTTTCATTCTTCCGACAGCGAAGAAGTTAGGAATTGATATGCGCTTGCCACGTGTTTCACCACATCCATATACACATTTAGCTTTCGAAGGATGTCAATTTGCGAAAGAACGTGGACTAGGTAATGAGTATCATCACCGCGTATTCACAGCATTTTTCCAAGAAGAGCAAAACATTGAAGATATTGATGTGTTAACAAAATTAGCGGTAGAAGTAGGACTTCCTGAGGCGGAATTTAAAGATGCTTTAGTAACTCGTAAATATAAAGAAAAGCATCAAGAAGCAATTCAACACGCATATGATGAAGCGAATATTATGGCCGTTCCAACTGTCATGATTGGAGATGAAGTCATTCAAGGGCTTGCTAGTAAAGAAACACTAGAAAGGGTCATTGATAAAGAAATTGAAAAGGATAAAACAAATTCATTTGAAGGTATGCAATGTAATACCGATGGATATTGCTAA
- a CDS encoding helix-turn-helix transcriptional regulator translates to MKRTWLADLRGKKRMSQAALADKVSVTPGHIADLETGRRDPGGKLALQIAIVLGFPMEHFYLPTYLRNASKKEIRQSFELGFPPEEEFLERYPHYVEKTVGG, encoded by the coding sequence ATGAAAAGGACTTGGTTAGCGGATTTACGTGGGAAAAAACGTATGTCGCAGGCGGCTCTAGCGGATAAGGTTAGTGTGACTCCTGGTCATATAGCAGATTTAGAGACTGGTAGACGCGATCCGGGTGGGAAATTAGCCTTGCAAATCGCAATTGTACTTGGGTTCCCTATGGAACATTTTTATTTACCTACTTACTTGCGAAACGCCAGTAAAAAAGAAATTAGACAATCGTTTGAACTGGGATTTCCACCAGAAGAAGAATTTTTAGAGCGTTATCCTCATTACGTAGAAAAAACTGTAGGGGGCTGA
- a CDS encoding AAA family ATPase: protein MLANINEIFVEGFQSHTNSHFNLGNGLNVITGPSDSGKTSIIRAVRWIAFNEPQGEAFVNESVGYATVAIHLDNGIIISKHRRKGKTSYRIQTDPGDAGNVFEKSEVPEEVKQLLGITKQTFGDFVTALNFAFQLEAPFLISETPSSGAKVLGKLAGTEAVDLAVKSVSKDTYAARQERLLAEKEIERLAGNLLEYLDVDDKVQQLKTAESLMEHVEELHKKKEVLRQLQTQQQIAFEKFRVAFVEDERLSKVPVLIQILEQTEKDQQRLQTLLDLQKRYGSLSTAKKTLTETLKQFDGLVEVSNLLQDSTKSEEIYSLLSILSQNYKKYSQVLQEAQLQVERLTVIENINVAVIEEEVKKTDELKKLYVQHSVVKQRYEKTSKDVERLSVPGNASDQLQECETSITQLSQMSVLLQKYQNIHNYYMSWTSREEHLNVPREVVIQIANAENNVTHLAELKELLRNYMIWYQRVRHSTSTLELYEKHIENYTKELEETWNEAGGVCPLCESPMSFEHSH, encoded by the coding sequence ATGTTGGCCAACATTAACGAGATTTTCGTAGAAGGTTTCCAGTCACATACAAATAGCCATTTTAATTTAGGAAATGGGCTGAATGTAATTACTGGACCATCTGATAGTGGTAAAACATCCATCATACGAGCGGTTCGCTGGATAGCATTTAACGAACCTCAAGGTGAGGCTTTTGTTAACGAATCGGTTGGGTATGCTACGGTTGCAATTCACTTGGATAACGGCATTATTATTTCAAAGCACCGTAGAAAAGGAAAAACATCGTACAGAATCCAAACGGATCCAGGCGATGCAGGAAATGTATTTGAGAAGTCAGAGGTACCGGAAGAAGTAAAACAATTACTCGGTATCACAAAGCAAACATTTGGGGATTTTGTTACTGCTTTAAACTTTGCATTCCAGCTTGAAGCACCTTTCTTAATAAGTGAGACACCGTCATCGGGTGCGAAAGTTCTAGGTAAGTTAGCAGGAACAGAAGCTGTCGATCTCGCGGTAAAAAGTGTTTCAAAAGATACATACGCAGCAAGGCAAGAGAGGTTACTAGCTGAAAAAGAAATCGAGAGATTAGCAGGTAACTTACTGGAGTACTTGGATGTGGATGATAAAGTACAGCAGTTAAAAACAGCTGAAAGTTTGATGGAACATGTAGAAGAATTGCATAAAAAGAAAGAGGTACTGCGGCAACTACAAACTCAACAACAGATAGCATTTGAAAAATTCCGTGTAGCGTTTGTTGAGGATGAGAGGCTTTCAAAAGTACCGGTTCTTATACAAATACTTGAACAAACAGAAAAAGACCAGCAGCGTCTGCAAACACTACTGGACTTACAAAAAAGATACGGGTCACTGTCCACCGCCAAGAAGACATTGACTGAAACATTAAAACAATTTGATGGATTAGTAGAAGTAAGTAACTTGTTACAAGATTCTACTAAATCTGAAGAAATATATTCTTTGCTTTCTATCTTATCACAAAACTATAAGAAGTATAGTCAAGTATTACAAGAAGCTCAATTACAGGTCGAGAGGTTAACTGTAATTGAAAACATTAATGTAGCTGTGATTGAAGAGGAAGTAAAGAAAACGGATGAGTTAAAGAAACTCTATGTACAACATAGCGTGGTTAAACAACGCTACGAAAAAACAAGTAAGGATGTAGAAAGATTATCTGTACCTGGTAATGCGTCAGATCAACTACAAGAATGCGAAACAAGTATTACACAACTAAGTCAAATGAGTGTGCTCTTACAAAAATACCAGAATATACACAATTATTATATGAGCTGGACAAGTCGTGAGGAACATTTAAATGTTCCTAGAGAAGTGGTAATACAGATTGCAAACGCTGAGAACAATGTCACTCATTTAGCTGAATTAAAAGAGTTGTTACGAAACTATATGATCTGGTATCAAAGAGTACGTCATAGTACAAGCACATTGGAACTATATGAAAAGCACATTGAAAATTACACAAAGGAATTGGAAGAGACATGGAACGAGGCTGGTGGAGTTTGTCCGCTATGCGAATCGCCGATGTCTTTTGAACATTCTCATTGA
- a CDS encoding AimR family lysis-lysogeny pheromone receptor produces MQDCINLGVIVVEKDITSTKLSKITSLSQANMWKTMNGQVPMNFSKLMKILVNTENENENMKVVREFLQSTEKEADIRTAMYYVYLAGYTDILKELLERECKHVVTKNYKDILKIGLERQSGNLRSKEFFKSLDKLRAKVNLNKVNVNVLVNLLSVYGYFDMGAYNVFTTMHDMIKDKLSEMPQGLERTLISAELKAICAYAYLMQDEVDIARGLLFDVLDVKEAPRLLKATAYSVLGESYIFEDARMSIRYFEKSLQELYKIKNSKSLLKRRLVENTLSFCCIIHNFPVKLECIHDKAEQALRKISLNEYDEAAEILYKIENRTAFQDLYLSIATRNPELRQKAHYRFLKEGNLFYIKIFDILK; encoded by the coding sequence ATGCAAGATTGTATAAACTTAGGTGTTATTGTGGTAGAGAAAGATATAACATCTACTAAGCTTTCTAAAATAACTAGTTTATCTCAAGCAAACATGTGGAAAACAATGAATGGGCAAGTACCTATGAATTTTTCGAAATTGATGAAAATTCTTGTGAATACAGAAAACGAGAATGAGAATATGAAAGTAGTTCGGGAGTTTTTGCAATCTACGGAAAAAGAAGCAGATATTAGGACAGCTATGTACTATGTGTATTTAGCAGGTTATACGGATATATTAAAAGAATTGCTTGAAAGAGAGTGTAAACATGTTGTAACAAAAAACTACAAGGATATTTTAAAAATAGGATTGGAACGCCAATCTGGTAATCTGCGTTCCAAAGAATTTTTTAAAAGCCTCGATAAGCTACGAGCAAAAGTGAATTTAAATAAGGTCAATGTAAATGTCTTAGTAAATTTATTAAGTGTCTATGGGTATTTTGATATGGGTGCTTACAATGTATTTACTACGATGCATGATATGATTAAAGATAAACTTAGTGAAATGCCGCAGGGATTAGAAAGAACTTTAATCAGTGCAGAATTAAAAGCAATATGTGCATACGCATATTTAATGCAAGATGAAGTAGATATAGCAAGAGGCTTACTATTTGACGTGTTAGATGTAAAAGAGGCTCCGCGTCTGTTAAAAGCCACTGCATATAGTGTGTTAGGGGAAAGTTATATTTTTGAAGATGCAAGAATGTCTATTCGTTATTTTGAAAAATCACTGCAGGAACTGTATAAAATAAAAAATAGTAAATCGTTATTGAAAAGAAGATTAGTTGAAAACACATTATCGTTTTGTTGTATAATTCATAATTTTCCTGTAAAATTAGAATGTATTCATGATAAGGCTGAACAAGCACTACGAAAGATTTCCTTAAATGAATATGATGAAGCTGCTGAAATCTTGTATAAGATTGAAAATCGCACAGCTTTTCAGGATTTATACTTATCTATCGCTACGAGAAATCCTGAGTTGCGTCAAAAAGCACATTATCGATTTTTAAAAGAAGGTAACTTATTTTACATAAAGATTTTTGATATTTTAAAATAA
- a CDS encoding LysR family transcriptional regulator, with protein sequence MTITQLQVLIKTVELGSFTKAARVLNMTQPAVSHAISSIESELGVTILIRDKRKGLLVTDVGNRILVHIREILNGVEKIEQEVAMEKGHEVGTIRIGSFPSASAHFLPKMINLFKEKYPNLEVVLCEGTIKEVEDWLVSRVIDIGIVILPNKDMEIVPLTKGKMVAILREDHPLCKKDALTICDLENEPIILCKGGYEPPIIDMFKQANVPLRAEYVISTVTTALNMIQEGLGIAILAELSLTNLPKNVQTRELEPQVWREIALAVPSLKDSSIAVQLFIEEFQSLFAE encoded by the coding sequence ATGACCATTACACAACTGCAAGTATTAATAAAAACTGTTGAGTTAGGTAGTTTTACGAAGGCTGCTAGGGTGTTAAATATGACGCAGCCAGCTGTAAGTCATGCCATTTCAAGTATTGAGTCAGAGTTAGGAGTTACGATTCTTATACGTGATAAACGAAAAGGGCTCCTCGTTACGGATGTAGGAAACAGGATTCTTGTACATATTAGAGAGATTTTGAACGGTGTAGAGAAGATTGAACAAGAAGTTGCGATGGAGAAAGGACACGAAGTTGGAACGATTCGAATTGGTAGTTTTCCGAGTGCTTCTGCACATTTCTTACCCAAAATGATAAACCTTTTTAAGGAGAAGTATCCGAACTTAGAAGTAGTTCTTTGTGAAGGAACGATTAAAGAAGTTGAAGATTGGTTAGTATCGAGGGTTATTGATATAGGGATTGTTATTTTGCCTAATAAAGATATGGAGATTGTTCCATTAACGAAGGGGAAAATGGTTGCTATCTTAAGAGAGGATCATCCTCTCTGTAAGAAGGACGCTCTTACAATTTGTGATTTAGAGAATGAACCGATCATATTATGTAAGGGTGGATATGAACCACCCATTATTGATATGTTTAAACAAGCAAACGTACCACTTCGGGCTGAATATGTAATTTCGACAGTTACTACAGCTTTAAATATGATTCAAGAAGGATTGGGCATTGCAATATTAGCTGAATTATCTTTAACGAATTTACCAAAAAATGTGCAAACGAGAGAATTGGAACCACAAGTATGGAGAGAAATTGCATTAGCTGTTCCTTCATTAAAGGATTCTTCAATCGCTGTGCAGCTATTTATTGAAGAATTTCAATCGCTATTTGCAGAATAA
- a CDS encoding metallophosphoesterase family protein, which produces MHHIVEGGITLDTTLREARKSRGESMKFLYFGDPHIRGTNPRNRKDNYKEALIAKLREIFALAKYKGVTAIIEPGDTFDRPEVTTSVLLEFAKVLKESPVPIYTTAGNHDIYGYNLATYERTSLRVLELIVPQLTVINDPGQAHMFHQDGNHVQLTFTPYSDRIDKAGYGYSPEVIEDCESTKIHVAHGMLLDHDPPFDRYTKVQDVKTEADLVLCGHDHTGFGIYERSDGKIFANIGSITRLSASEAEISRPIQVLLIDVKSPGVFDLERIPLQSAKPGEEVLDRSRIEAEKKRAYAMEEFASLIQTETGEDVLVDINTIVESIAKTDCINPDVVEIALTKIAEAKEGLRA; this is translated from the coding sequence ATGCACCACATTGTTGAAGGTGGAATTACTTTAGATACAACGTTACGCGAAGCACGAAAAAGCAGAGGTGAGAGTATGAAGTTTCTATATTTCGGTGATCCACATATACGAGGTACAAACCCTCGTAATCGTAAGGATAACTACAAAGAGGCATTAATTGCAAAATTACGTGAGATTTTTGCTTTAGCTAAATATAAAGGTGTGACAGCAATTATCGAACCTGGAGATACGTTTGATAGACCTGAGGTTACGACAAGTGTGTTACTAGAGTTTGCAAAGGTACTGAAAGAAAGTCCAGTTCCGATCTATACGACAGCTGGTAATCACGATATTTACGGGTACAATCTTGCAACGTATGAACGGACAAGCCTTAGAGTACTGGAGTTAATCGTTCCACAGCTTACAGTTATTAATGACCCTGGACAAGCTCATATGTTTCATCAAGATGGTAATCATGTACAGCTAACATTTACACCATACAGTGACCGAATTGATAAAGCTGGATATGGTTATTCACCAGAAGTTATTGAAGATTGTGAGTCAACAAAAATACATGTAGCACACGGCATGTTACTTGATCATGATCCACCTTTTGACCGGTACACAAAAGTACAGGATGTAAAAACAGAGGCGGATTTGGTTTTGTGCGGCCATGACCATACAGGTTTCGGTATCTATGAGCGTTCTGATGGAAAAATATTTGCGAATATCGGTAGTATCACACGTTTATCGGCTTCAGAAGCTGAAATTAGCAGACCAATACAGGTACTTCTTATCGATGTAAAATCTCCAGGTGTTTTTGATTTAGAACGGATTCCACTTCAAAGTGCAAAACCTGGTGAAGAAGTACTTGATCGTAGTCGGATTGAAGCAGAGAAGAAACGGGCGTATGCAATGGAGGAGTTTGCTTCCTTGATTCAAACGGAAACAGGTGAAGATGTGTTAGTTGATATTAATACGATTGTCGAGAGCATTGCCAAGACAGATTGTATTAATCCTGACGTAGTAGAAATAGCGTTAACGAAAATAGCGGAAGCAAAGGAGGGATTACGAGCATGA
- a CDS encoding helix-turn-helix domain-containing protein: MNTFGENLKKFRNNHTLTQAELGDKIQLSRSQISNLENQFNEPDLDSLDRIASFFNVSIDALLGRNIPESEERLKIILEEIQTVFAGLDESQREQFCKQLLFYTQFLNEKKELL; encoded by the coding sequence ATGAACACTTTTGGAGAAAATTTAAAAAAATTTAGAAACAATCACACACTGACACAAGCAGAGCTTGGTGATAAGATCCAATTGAGTCGGAGTCAGATTAGTAACTTAGAAAACCAATTTAATGAACCCGACTTAGATTCGTTAGATCGAATCGCTTCATTCTTCAATGTATCTATTGATGCGCTTTTGGGACGAAACATCCCAGAATCTGAAGAACGATTAAAAATCATTCTCGAGGAGATCCAAACGGTTTTCGCAGGCCTGGATGAGTCTCAACGAGAACAATTCTGTAAACAACTCCTTTTCTACACACAATTTCTTAATGAGAAAAAAGAGTTGTTATGA
- a CDS encoding Rrf2 family transcriptional regulator encodes MKISSRFSIAVHILSILKNNPSSLCTSDYMAESVNTNPVVIRKIMSYLKQAGFVYVNRGSGGAGLLKDLHEITLLDVYHAVNVVEEDKLFHIHEQPNPDCPIGANIQAVLEIILIQAQSAMEEVLRNITMGQLFETLQEKMNA; translated from the coding sequence ATGAAAATTAGTAGCCGCTTTTCCATAGCTGTTCATATTTTATCTATTTTGAAAAACAATCCATCTTCACTTTGTACTTCAGACTATATGGCTGAGAGTGTCAATACAAATCCAGTAGTCATTCGTAAAATCATGTCGTACTTGAAACAAGCTGGCTTTGTTTACGTAAATCGTGGATCGGGTGGCGCGGGATTACTAAAGGATTTACATGAAATCACATTGTTAGATGTGTATCATGCAGTGAACGTAGTCGAAGAAGACAAGCTATTTCATATTCACGAGCAACCGAATCCAGATTGTCCAATTGGGGCGAATATTCAAGCGGTGTTAGAAATTATTTTAATTCAAGCACAATCCGCGATGGAAGAAGTTTTGAGAAATATTACGATGGGGCAGTTGTTTGAAACTTTGCAAGAAAAAATGAATGCTTAA
- a CDS encoding helix-turn-helix domain-containing protein, whose translation MDIGAQLKFLRNRRGWTMQEVADRIGKNDSTYSGYETNKRKPNAEVLVQLADIFDTTTDFILGRTENPNGLNFNVIDFLDQGRLHSDGVEITEEQAELANVLLRQLLQRKQQ comes from the coding sequence ATGGATATAGGAGCTCAATTAAAATTCTTACGAAATAGACGTGGTTGGACAATGCAAGAAGTCGCAGATCGTATTGGTAAAAATGATTCTACGTATAGTGGGTATGAGACAAATAAAAGAAAACCAAATGCTGAAGTTCTTGTACAGCTGGCGGACATATTTGATACTACTACAGACTTTATTTTAGGGAGAACAGAAAATCCAAACGGCCTTAACTTTAATGTAATAGACTTTTTAGACCAAGGGAGACTTCATTCTGATGGAGTGGAAATTACTGAGGAGCAAGCTGAGCTTGCTAATGTTCTATTAAGACAACTCCTACAGAGAAAGCAGCAATAA
- a CDS encoding chromosome segregation ATPase, with the protein MYELLKARADIRQASDKLKMKIGQRDLLVKQQKSAEARKAKAEEQLGEFDLVQILLQKTSDYARQQAKRRIEEIVTSALTVVFDKDYRFEIEIAVKGNQPVAEYWLQSEDVRTQLKPPDYDRGGGVADVVSLALRLAVGEISGVRGPLFLDEVGKHVSQEYAPNVAYFLKEYSTKFKRQIILITHSTHLAEIGDVALGVTQKQGKSIVTAL; encoded by the coding sequence ATGTATGAGCTTCTAAAAGCTAGAGCGGATATCCGTCAGGCAAGCGATAAATTAAAGATGAAAATTGGTCAACGGGACTTGTTAGTTAAGCAACAAAAAAGTGCGGAAGCGAGAAAAGCAAAAGCTGAGGAGCAGCTTGGGGAGTTTGATTTAGTACAGATTCTTCTTCAAAAGACAAGTGATTATGCAAGGCAGCAAGCAAAACGTCGTATAGAAGAAATTGTTACATCAGCTCTTACAGTTGTGTTCGATAAAGACTACAGATTCGAAATTGAAATTGCAGTAAAAGGTAATCAACCAGTAGCGGAGTACTGGCTTCAGTCTGAAGATGTTCGAACGCAATTAAAGCCACCTGACTATGATCGCGGTGGTGGTGTAGCAGACGTAGTTAGTTTAGCGCTCAGATTGGCCGTAGGAGAGATTAGTGGTGTAAGAGGACCATTATTCTTGGATGAGGTTGGGAAGCACGTGAGTCAAGAGTATGCACCGAATGTAGCGTACTTTTTGAAGGAATACAGTACGAAATTCAAACGTCAAATCATTTTAATTACGCACAGTACTCATTTAGCTGAGATAGGTGACGTAGCACTTGGTGTGACTCAAAAACAAGGAAAAAGCATAGTAACTGCTTTATAG
- a CDS encoding nitroreductase family protein produces the protein MSATTTNLKEAIVNRRSIRKVAKNDAITKERIEEVLKTALHAPTSFNMQSGRMVVLMDGEHEKFWDIVKETLRARVPAENFEATVERLKGFHAGVGTVLFFEDQATVEKMQENAPLYKDQFPFWSHQGNAMLQHTVWMLLSAEGIGASLQHYNPIVDAEVKETWNIPAEWSLVGQMPFGEPNEQPAERTFLPTEDVVKFY, from the coding sequence ATGTCAGCAACTACAACAAACTTAAAAGAAGCAATCGTGAACCGCCGTTCAATTCGTAAAGTAGCAAAAAACGATGCAATTACGAAAGAAAGAATTGAAGAAGTGTTAAAAACAGCTTTACACGCACCAACATCTTTCAATATGCAAAGTGGTCGTATGGTTGTATTAATGGATGGAGAGCATGAAAAGTTTTGGGATATCGTTAAAGAAACACTAAGAGCCCGTGTACCAGCAGAAAACTTTGAAGCGACTGTAGAAAGACTAAAAGGTTTTCATGCAGGTGTAGGAACAGTGCTATTCTTTGAAGATCAAGCAACTGTAGAAAAAATGCAAGAAAATGCACCATTATATAAAGATCAGTTCCCATTCTGGTCTCATCAAGGAAATGCGATGTTACAACATACTGTGTGGATGCTATTATCTGCTGAAGGAATTGGGGCGTCATTACAACATTACAACCCAATCGTAGATGCTGAAGTGAAAGAAACTTGGAACATTCCGGCAGAGTGGAGCTTAGTAGGTCAAATGCCATTTGGTGAACCAAACGAACAACCAGCAGAAAGAACGTTCTTGCCTACTGAAGATGTAGTGAAATTTTATTAA